The sequence below is a genomic window from Selenomonas ruminantium subsp. lactilytica TAM6421.
GGAAAGCAGGTTGAAGTTCTGGAACACAAAGCCGATTTTCTTGTTGCGGGTAACGGCCAGCTTATCATCGCTAAGGCCAGCCACCTCCTGGCCATCCAATTTATAGGAACCTACTGTGGGACGGTCCAGGCAGCCCAGAATGTTCATCAAGGTGGACTTGCCGGAACCGGACGGCCCCATCAGCGCGGCAAACTCGCCCTGATAGATATTGGTGGTGATGCCATCCAAGGCCGCCACTGTTTCCCCGCCGATCTTGTAGAGTTTCTTGATATCCTTTAGCTGAATGGTGGCAATACGTTTTTCCTGATTTGTCATAATCTCTTTGCCGCCCTTCTTACATTGGTGGTGGCCCGCCATGATTGTTGCTGTTTTTTTTAGCGCCTGCTGTGCCCTTGGCTACATAAGTGCTGACCACCTGTTCACCCTCGCTCAGGCCGTCCAATATCTCCACATATTCATCACTGTAGATACCTGTGGACACGTAGCGGTTTTCCTGGGTGCCGTCTTCGTTCTTGATCACCACATAAGAACCTTTGGCATCGGTTTTCAGCGTGGACAATGGCACGACCAATGCATTATCTTTCTGGGCGGTGTTGATCTCCACCCGGGCCGTCATGGACGGCAGCAATACATTATCCGGATCATCCACATCCAACGTCACATAATAATAGATAACACTGGCCGATGAGGAACTGCTGGAGGAGCTGCTGGAAGTATTGATATTCCAGGTATTGCTGGTATCCGTCTGGGAAATCTTGGACACTTTGGCCGTAAAGGTCTTGCCATTGAAGCTGTCCACCGTAAACGTGGCATCCTGCCCCACCTTCACATTGCCGATATCCGTTTCATCCACCTTGGCCAGGATCTGTTTTCTGGAAAGGTCCGCAATGCGCATGATGACCGTGGGACTGCTGGTGCCCTGCACCGCCATAGTACCGGGTGTCTGAGGCTCGCCTACCACCACGCCGGACATGGGCGCCACAATGGTCATCTCATTCATATTGGACTGGGATTCCGCCAGGGATGATACCGCCGTGTCATAATTCATCTTGGCATCTTCCAGTTCTTCCTGGGTATCCGCGCCAATGCTGTAGAGGTATTTGACACGGTCATACTTAGCCTTGGTATTGGTGACCTTGTACTGCGCCTGATTGCGCTTTTCCTCGTAATCCTGCGCATCCAATGTAGCCACAACCTGTCCGGCCGTTACCGTATCGTTTTCCTTGACCAGCACGTCCTTGATGCGGGCCGTTACCTTTGAGCTGACTTCTACGGAATCCACCGGCCGGATGGTACCCGTAGCCGATACCGTGGATTTCAGTGTCATGCGGGTGACGGGCGTCGTTTCTACCGCCGCAATCTTCTTGGCCTCCTGCTGTCCCTGATAGTATTTATAGCCGCCAATACCCGCTGCGACCAGCAGCACCAGCACAATCGCGGTTTTTACCTTCCAATCGAATTTCATTTACTTCCCTCATTTCCTGCCAATTCTGCCGCCACCTCACGGCTGTTATCCACCGTAGTGTCAGCTTTGGCCGCTAATTTTGATTCCTGCAAAGCTGCTTCCGCGTCGGTCTGCAGATTGGCAGCTGCTGCTTTTTCCTCAGCCGTCAGTTCCACCCCCATGGCGTTTTCCACGGTTGCCTGATAACGGGCATAGTCATACTGGGCACTGATATAGTTGAGCTTGGCCTTGGCCAGCGCTTCCTGGGCATCGATGATATCCAGCATCAGGCCTTCGCCGGCGCGGTATTTTTCCCGGGCGATAAAAGCATCTTCCTCAGCCTGATGGACGGCATCCTGGGTGGAATTCAGGCGCTTCTCGGCCTCCCGCATGCTGTAATAGGCCTGCCGCACATCCAGATCCACGGTTTCCTTGTCCTTGAGGTAATTCAGCTTGGCAATATCCCGGTTGTTTTCCGCATCCTTGACCTGCGCACGGGTAACGCCGCTGTCAAAGATATCCCAGTTCATCCCCACCGTGGCCGAAGTGCTATGGCCATTATCATGTTTGGGCTTGAACTGCTGGTTCTCATTCAGCCCAATGGACAGGTTCAGGCTGGGCAGATAACCGGCTTTGGCTGCCTTGATGGCCTGCTCCTGTTGATCCAGCTTATTCTTGTCCACCAGCAGATCCTTGCGGTTGTTATAGGCATAGTCCAGGCAGGAACTCATGTCCATATCAAAGGAAAGATAGCTGAAATCCGAGGTCAAATTCAACGGCTCGCTGCGATCGATATTCAGGTAATTGCGCAGGGTGGCCAGTTCCACCTCATAGCTGTTCTCGGCTTTGATAAGGTTCTGTCTGGCATCGCTCAATTCCACCTGGGAACGGATAACGTCAATGCGGGCCTTGGAGCCTGCGCCATAAAGCTGGCTCACATTGGTATAGTGCTCCTGATACTTGTCCACCGTTTCCTGGCGCACACCCACGGTCTTCTTCGCCTCCAAGGCATCATAATAGGCCTTGATCACATTGAGCTTCAGATCTTCCTGCGCACGCTGCGTCGTCAGGCTGGCCGACTCCACGCCAATCTTCGCCTTCTTGATATTGGCCTGATTCTTGCCGCCGCTATAAAGCGGCAGTTTTCCCGACACGCCAATGCTGTTGCTGTCCGTGCGGCTCGCCCCCTTGGACTTGCTGGTTCCCAGGCTGTCGGTCACAGAAGCACTGAAGCCATTGCTTCCCTTGGCCTCGTCCAAAGCATATTGCGCGGTATTCTCACCCTTTTGCGTGATCTTCAAGCCGGTATTCTGAGCCAAAGCCATATTGATGGCCTCCTGCAGGCTCAGATCTGCAGCCTGGACAGAGGGCATCGTGAGCAGCAGCGCCGCTAAGGGCACGCCCATTTTGATCCACTTCTCTAATCTCATGGAGAATTCCTCCTCGTTTTATATTTCATACCTTCTTATTTTAACACAATTTGCAATTAATTAGCGCAAAATGATGTAATCTATGATAAGATAAATACGTTGTAATTGTATGAAAATCTCATTAGAATTTGATTAGAATTTAGGTGTTTCCCATGGAAAATCCATACTTTAAACAAGCGCAGACGTTATTACGCAAATATTACGGCTATCCGGACTTCCGCCCTGCCCAAAAGCCCGTGGTGGAAAGCCTGCTTTCCGGCCATGATACCGTGGCCATCATGCCCACCGGGGCAGGCAAAAGCATCTGCTTCCAGCTGCCTTCCCTGGTGTTTCCCGGCATAACCCTTGTGATTTCGCCCCTGATTTCCCTGATGAAGGATCAGGTGGATGCTTTGGCCGAACAGGGAGTGCCTGCTACCTATATCAACAGCCAGCTGACACTTGACCAGTCAACCGCCCGCTTCCAGGCCATTGCCGAAGGACGCTATAAGCTGGTCTATGTGGCGCCGGAACGGCTGGACACAGATTATTTCCGCTATGTCATCGAGCGGCAGGAAATCTCCATGGTGGCGGTAGACGAAGCTCACTGCCTGTCCCAATGGGGGCACGACTTCCGCCCCAGCTACCGGCAGATTGCCCCCTTTATCGCCGGCCTCCCCCGCCGCCCGTTGGTCAGTGCCTTTACGGCCACGGCCACGCCGGAGGTCAAGGACGATATCATCAGCCTGCTGCATCTGCGCCAGCCTCATATCCATGTGACCGGCTTCGACCGGCCCAATCTCTATTTCGAGGTGCGCCGGGGTGAGGACAAGAAAAAATTCATCGAACGCTATCTCAAAACCCACAGTGAAGAAGCCGGCGTGATCTATGCCGCCACCCGCAAGGAAGTGGACAGTCTCTATGAACATCTCTTGAAAAAGAAGTTTTCCGTAGGCCGCTATCATGCCGGCCTGTCCGATAAGCAGCGCAATCAGGCACAGGACGATTTCCTCTACGACAATGTGCAGGTCATCGTGGCCACCAACGCCTTTGGCATGGGCATTGACAAGTCAAATGTGCGCTTCGTCATCCACTACAATATGCCCAAGAACATCGAGGCCTATTATCAGGAAGCGGGCCGCGCAGGCCGTGACGGCGAGCCGGGCACCTGCATCCTGCTCTACTCCCCCCAGGACGTCATGACGCAGAAATACCTCATTGACGTATCCACGGAAAACGAGGAACGCAAGGCCCATAACCTGGGCACCCTGCAGAAGATGGTGGACTACTGCCACACCCCGGAATGCCTGCGGCACTTCATCATCAGCTACTTTGGTGATGCAAGTGCCGATGTCACCTGCGATAATTGCGGCAACTGCAAGGCAGGCCTCGAGAAAATGGACGTGACCATCGACGCCCAAAAGGTCTTCTCCTGCGTCTACCGCATGCACGAACGTTTCGGCCTGACCTTAGTGGCCCAGGTGTTAAAAGGATCCAACGACAAGCGGGTAAAAGAGCTGAAATTCGACAAGCTTTCCACCTTCGGCCTGATGAAGGAACGGACGCTGGCCGATATCAAGCTCCTGATCCAGCGCTTTATCGCCACGGACTATCTGGGGCTGACGGAGAGCAAATTCCCCGTGGTCACCCTGAAACCCGCCGCCTATCCCGTACTCAAGGGACAAGAAAAGGTATATCAGGCCGTGCCCAAACCCGAGATGGAAAAAGAGCCAGCCGCTCCCGAACTCTTCGACCACCTGCGCCATCTGCGCAAGGAAATCGCCATTCGCGAACACATTCCGCCCTATATGGTCTTCTCCGATGCCACCCTGCGCGATATGTGCAAGGTGCTGCCTGAAACCCTCGACCAGATGCTCGACGTCAAAGGCATCGGCGAAATGAAACTCAATAAATACGGCCAGGAATTCCTTGACTGCATTCAAAAACATAAATAAAAGCCCGGGGCTGGTGTGGTGTGCTCCCCGTCAAGTGGACAGGTAAAAAAATAAAAATATTCATTGCTGCTCGCAACTAATGCGAGCAGCTTTTTTCATGCAGCTCCAACCAGTTTTTCGTGGTACTCACTTGGGGTTCGTATGCCTAAATGACGCTGTGGTCTGTCATAAGTGTAATATCTTATATATTCCTCAATTGACTCAACCAACTCTTGCCGGGAAGTAAATCTGCGCCTGTAGTACATCTCGCGCTTCAAGATACCCCAGAAGCCTTCCATGGGGCCATTGTCTAGGCAATGTGCTACACGGGACATGCTTTGTGTCATACCGGCCTGTTCAATTTTGGCGCGGAACAACTTATTGGTGTACTGAAAGCCACGGTCACTATGAAACAAGGGATGTGCCCCTGGATTGGCTTCAAGAGCTTTGTCAAAGGTTTGGAATACCAACTGGTTATTGTTGCTGTCACCAATAACATAGGCAACAGGCCGGCGATCACAGAGGTCAAGGATGGCACTCAGATATACCTTTTTAACGGTTCCGTATTCAGGAAAGTACTTGAATTCGGTCACATCCGTAACCCATTTCTGGTTGTATTTATCTGCATGGAAATCCCTGTTGAGCACATTCTCTGCTGTATAGTATGGATCAACAGCAGGCCTGGTGCAACAGTTGTGACGTCCTTTTATTACGGAGCGCAGTCTCTTCTTGCGGCATATACGCAG
It includes:
- a CDS encoding IS3 family transposase — its product is MILDRTRNTAAYRAILELSSICKDYPVKALCRLGRVTRAAYYKWLHRKLGQNEETNQKLAALAESIHKEHPDMGYRRIRDKIEHDHGLHANDKRILRICRKKRLRSVIKGRHNCCTRPAVDPYYTAENVLNRDFHADKYNQKWVTDVTEFKYFPEYGTVKKVYLSAILDLCDRRPVAYVIGDSNNNQLVFQTFDKALEANPGAHPLFHSDRGFQYTNKLFRAKIEQAGMTQSMSRVAHCLDNGPMEGFWGILKREMYYRRRFTSRQELVESIEEYIRYYTYDRPQRHLGIRTPSEYHEKLVGAA
- a CDS encoding efflux RND transporter periplasmic adaptor subunit, with the protein product MKFDWKVKTAIVLVLLVAAGIGGYKYYQGQQEAKKIAAVETTPVTRMTLKSTVSATGTIRPVDSVEVSSKVTARIKDVLVKENDTVTAGQVVATLDAQDYEEKRNQAQYKVTNTKAKYDRVKYLYSIGADTQEELEDAKMNYDTAVSSLAESQSNMNEMTIVAPMSGVVVGEPQTPGTMAVQGTSSPTVIMRIADLSRKQILAKVDETDIGNVKVGQDATFTVDSFNGKTFTAKVSKISQTDTSNTWNINTSSSSSSSSSSASVIYYYVTLDVDDPDNVLLPSMTARVEINTAQKDNALVVPLSTLKTDAKGSYVVIKNEDGTQENRYVSTGIYSDEYVEILDGLSEGEQVVSTYVAKGTAGAKKNSNNHGGPPPM
- a CDS encoding TolC family protein, whose translation is MRLEKWIKMGVPLAALLLTMPSVQAADLSLQEAINMALAQNTGLKITQKGENTAQYALDEAKGSNGFSASVTDSLGTSKSKGASRTDSNSIGVSGKLPLYSGGKNQANIKKAKIGVESASLTTQRAQEDLKLNVIKAYYDALEAKKTVGVRQETVDKYQEHYTNVSQLYGAGSKARIDVIRSQVELSDARQNLIKAENSYEVELATLRNYLNIDRSEPLNLTSDFSYLSFDMDMSSCLDYAYNNRKDLLVDKNKLDQQEQAIKAAKAGYLPSLNLSIGLNENQQFKPKHDNGHSTSATVGMNWDIFDSGVTRAQVKDAENNRDIAKLNYLKDKETVDLDVRQAYYSMREAEKRLNSTQDAVHQAEEDAFIAREKYRAGEGLMLDIIDAQEALAKAKLNYISAQYDYARYQATVENAMGVELTAEEKAAAANLQTDAEAALQESKLAAKADTTVDNSREVAAELAGNEGSK
- the recQ gene encoding DNA helicase RecQ, with the translated sequence MENPYFKQAQTLLRKYYGYPDFRPAQKPVVESLLSGHDTVAIMPTGAGKSICFQLPSLVFPGITLVISPLISLMKDQVDALAEQGVPATYINSQLTLDQSTARFQAIAEGRYKLVYVAPERLDTDYFRYVIERQEISMVAVDEAHCLSQWGHDFRPSYRQIAPFIAGLPRRPLVSAFTATATPEVKDDIISLLHLRQPHIHVTGFDRPNLYFEVRRGEDKKKFIERYLKTHSEEAGVIYAATRKEVDSLYEHLLKKKFSVGRYHAGLSDKQRNQAQDDFLYDNVQVIVATNAFGMGIDKSNVRFVIHYNMPKNIEAYYQEAGRAGRDGEPGTCILLYSPQDVMTQKYLIDVSTENEERKAHNLGTLQKMVDYCHTPECLRHFIISYFGDASADVTCDNCGNCKAGLEKMDVTIDAQKVFSCVYRMHERFGLTLVAQVLKGSNDKRVKELKFDKLSTFGLMKERTLADIKLLIQRFIATDYLGLTESKFPVVTLKPAAYPVLKGQEKVYQAVPKPEMEKEPAAPELFDHLRHLRKEIAIREHIPPYMVFSDATLRDMCKVLPETLDQMLDVKGIGEMKLNKYGQEFLDCIQKHK